One Olsenella sp. oral taxon 807 DNA segment encodes these proteins:
- a CDS encoding DUF4355 domain-containing protein — translation MAGGQGRNRWQNSRDSNRAGVDGSGDAAQAQQADRGKHLRHFDANVDEAINRKCTKRWEWQEAKVTEAAKLEEMGATQKVKYGRERLQEELAELAREGFGKYRVVLVGDERSREACSALVGWVFSIDGAGWGNPAAATSRLPLPDGAAVDDLGARARPGKP, via the coding sequence ATGGCTGGAGGACAGGGACGTAATAGATGGCAGAACAGTCGGGACAGCAACAGGGCAGGGGTGGACGGCAGCGGGGACGCTGCGCAGGCACAGCAGGCCGACCGGGGCAAGCACCTCAGGCACTTTGATGCCAACGTGGACGAGGCCATCAACCGGAAGTGTACAAAGCGGTGGGAGTGGCAGGAGGCCAAGGTGACCGAAGCTGCCAAGCTCGAGGAGATGGGTGCCACCCAGAAGGTCAAGTACGGGCGCGAACGACTCCAAGAGGAGCTCGCCGAGCTTGCGCGTGAGGGCTTCGGGAAGTACCGTGTGGTGCTGGTGGGCGACGAGAGGTCCCGCGAGGCCTGCTCCGCGCTCGTCGGCTGGGTCTTCTCAATCGATGGTGCGGGGTGGGGTAACCCTGCCGCCGCCACATCCCGACTGCCGCTGCCGGATGGCGCCGCCGTGGATGACCTGGGCGCGCGGGCGCGACCAGGTAAACCGTAG
- a CDS encoding minor capsid protein, whose product MGYGKGFHALDDDTILRFVGTRWASGKSYSEAIWGDSERVAAWVQDDMAKALARGESWRRLCDELSRRFVDVSERDVMRLVVTEGTYVSRQAQLAELAREGFEEYRVEPVGDERTCEVCSALVGKAFSIDGARVGRC is encoded by the coding sequence ATGGGGTATGGCAAGGGCTTCCACGCGCTCGACGACGACACGATCCTCCGCTTCGTCGGCACCAGGTGGGCCTCGGGGAAGAGCTACAGCGAGGCCATATGGGGAGACTCAGAGAGGGTCGCCGCCTGGGTCCAGGACGACATGGCCAAGGCGCTCGCGCGCGGCGAGTCCTGGCGGCGCCTGTGCGACGAGCTGTCGAGGAGGTTCGTGGACGTCTCGGAGCGCGACGTCATGCGCCTGGTCGTGACCGAGGGCACCTACGTCTCCAGGCAGGCCCAGCTCGCGGAGCTCGCGCGCGAGGGCTTCGAGGAGTACCGCGTGGAGCCCGTGGGCGACGAGAGGACCTGCGAGGTCTGCTCGGCGCTCGTCGGCAAGGCCTTTTCCATCGATGGCGCGAGGGTGGGGCGATGCTGA
- a CDS encoding HK97 family phage prohead protease: MDVADGGGVMGYAATFDREPDCYGDVIAPGAFADSLERWGKVGKPIPLLYGHNTQDPRYNIGAVTE; the protein is encoded by the coding sequence GTGGACGTCGCCGATGGCGGCGGCGTCATGGGCTACGCGGCGACGTTCGACCGCGAGCCGGACTGCTACGGGGACGTGATCGCGCCCGGGGCCTTCGCCGACTCGCTCGAGAGATGGGGGAAGGTCGGAAAGCCGATACCGCTGCTCTACGGACATAACACCCAGGACCCCAGGTACAACATCGGGGCCGTCACCGAGTAG
- a CDS encoding phage portal protein translates to MKYRFSGGEGTDSGGIPILEDSMRFVDSAINDKEAEWAESMRLTREDVAAAYHVNPSIVWSNDGQTYASTRVRECARSLYADTLGPLLRLVQDGIRSKLVPMIGADPRSYAEFDITAKLAGSFEGQASVLSTSTGGPWMTRNEARARQNPPAIEGGDELIVPMNVTEGARLPDGHGPDSGVLGGAHGQGPRRRAWETARGWVTQAEGTPRGG, encoded by the coding sequence ATGAAGTACCGCTTCTCCGGCGGCGAGGGCACGGACTCGGGCGGGATCCCCATCCTGGAGGACAGCATGAGGTTCGTGGACTCCGCGATCAACGATAAGGAGGCGGAGTGGGCGGAGTCCATGCGCCTCACGCGGGAGGACGTGGCGGCCGCCTACCACGTCAACCCGTCCATCGTGTGGAGCAACGATGGGCAGACGTACGCGAGTACGCGAGTGCGCGAGTGCGCCCGGTCCCTGTACGCGGACACGCTCGGGCCGCTGCTCAGGCTCGTGCAGGACGGCATCAGGTCCAAGCTGGTGCCCATGATCGGGGCCGACCCGAGGAGCTACGCCGAGTTCGACATCACGGCGAAGCTGGCGGGGAGCTTCGAGGGGCAGGCGTCGGTGCTCTCCACGAGCACCGGAGGGCCGTGGATGACGCGCAACGAGGCGAGGGCGAGGCAGAACCCGCCGGCCATCGAGGGCGGCGACGAGCTCATCGTGCCCATGAACGTCACCGAGGGGGCTCGCCTCCCCGACGGACACGGACCCGACTCAGGCGTACTCGGCGGGGCCCATGGCCAAGGCCCTCGCCGGCGCGCCTGGGAGACGGCACGGGGCTGGGTCACCCAGGCTGAGGGCACGCCCCGGGGAGGGTGA